GCGTTACCCGAATTGCTCTGCGATTGCAGGATCAGCAGGTTCGTCGCGATCGCGATATCGTCGAGTTCTGCCGAGAGAGTCGTGTAGTGTCGTGTGCGATCTCCGCCCCAGCTGTTGCTCTGAAACACAGCGCGGAACGGCGACTGAACAAGAGCCAGAGCGTGGGCCGCCCGATCTGGGACCGCCGTGAATCGTGAGAAGATACCCATCGCGCCAGACAGAACGCCGCGCGTGGCGGGATTGCCTTGGCCCGACCCGAAGATGATGCCAAAGACAGGCGTGCCGTGACTGAAGTCTGATCCTGCCGTTGTACGCAGTATCGGTGGATTGGCAGCAAACTCCTGATGGTTGACGCGGATCCCGCTGTCCATCACTTCACCAGTAACACCCGTTCCGTCAAGCCCGATCAGACTTTCCAATGAGTTGACGCCAGAAATATGGCGAATGAGATTCAAATCGGTCTCGGGTGCTGACCAGCGGTCGATCCATACAACGGCATGGTGTGCTGCGAGTTCGAGCAAGTGCTGCGCAGGAATCTCGGCAACGATTCTGCGCGAGGCAGTAGGGCGATGTTCAGCCACCAGGCCAATGGCAAGTCCGTGCTGGAGTATGGCATCGATCGTGGCAGGGGAGGAATCCCACGCCAAGATGTTGACCCGCACCGTGGCGGGTTCGGGGCCAGTGGCAAGGGTGAGCAGATCTGGCGCAATTCGCAAGTCTGCACCGAGGTCCGTCCAGGCTGACGCGTTGATTGTGGAGAGATCGATGGCTTCAGCTATCGGACCTGCACGGACGACCCAGGTTCGCGAGTCAATACTCGGGCCCAGGTCAAGACCCTTGCTGGAAAGCTGGGCCATGAGATCGCTTGTAATGGGGGAGTGAAAGCGGATGGCCAGAATTGTGGAGTCCGTGATCACCTGTATTGGCATTTCGGAGAGAGCTCGCGAACCAGGCAGCAGGGCGACATGCTGAATACCGGATTCAGGACCTGCCGGGGCGGACATCGTTGTATCAATAGGTGGTTCTGGGCTGCGAATTTTGCCATATGCAGGCGCAACCACACCAGAACAGGTCAGTATCGCAGCAGCGATTGATGTGAGCGCAGAGACGCAACGACGCGACATGAAGGTGCACCTTTGAGATTCGGGAACGCCAGTGGAGAGTGAGCGTACCCAAACTGCGAGTCAAACGCGAGAGGATTTGATGAGTTTTATGATGAATCAGATTATGCTGACTGGGCATTCGGGAAGGATTCGGATGAGGTTTGAAACTCGGACCTGCAGTCTGGTCGTACGAGTGGGGGCATGTGAAAAGGACGTGAATTTGGCTAGTCCCATGCGGCGTGCGGTGGATTGCAGACTACACTCATCCTGAGGAGCATCATCGGGTGGGTTCAAGGATCGGATCCGAGTCAAGCCCGATAATCGAAAGCAGCGTTGCACACGGGTGGGCGGATCGCGCAGGCGACGTCGCAGGGGATCTCTGCCTGCCCAGAGTCATGCCAGCAAAACTGGCGCGTTGACAATAGAGGAGTGGATCAACATGGCGAGTTCGAACAGTCGGTTGGTTGTGGGAATGATGATGGCGTGCGCTGGCGTGGCAGGTTCTGTTCACGCTCAGGACAGCATCGCGACGGGGGGATCGCTGCCGGGCGACTCGCTCGATCCTTGGAACACCGGATTGCAGAGAACGTCGTATGTGGTTGACATGGCTCCGTTCACCACTTCGTGGGGCAACACGTTTGCCATCGCGCCGATCGTCAAGTCTTCCAAGACATCGCCAGCCTTCTCGGGTTCGTTGATGAGCGCCCAGTTTCTGAGTGCGGATCTGCTGAGGGGCGTGCCGTTCGCGTCAGGCTCTTACGCGCTGTGGGAGAACGCGCCGGGCGCGGGCGTGAACCCGAATGGCACCAACCTTGTGCCCGGTTCTGTGTCTCCAACCGGCTTTGCCCATCAGTTTGGGGCGCTTGTCGCCGAATACTCGACGACGACCGGCGGGTTCAACTACGGCGGTATTCTGGGCGCGGTCGTGAATTACAAGCACTCCGACCCAGGTCGGCTGTATGTGACACGTGTTGTGGGTGCGGTTAATACCGCCAATGCGACGACGGGCGATTCAGCGCGCATGGGTATCGGTTCGGTCGATGCTCATGGCAATGCGTACTTCCGTGCAGATTCGTTCCAGACGGCGGGAAGCCCCGGGCTGCCATCGGTGTCGGGGAATAATCTGTTCCGTACGGCGCTGCTTCAGCGCGGAGCGGTGCTGAACCACATCAATGGCAACACGGCGCTGCATAACGCGACGACGAATCTCGTGATCAATGCGGTGCCGAACTACGGAGCACCGGCCCACATTCCGCAGAGCATCGCAGGCGTTCCGGTTGTTTCTACCCCGACGTTTGTCGGCCAGTACGCTCGTGGTTCGACCGCGCCGCTTACGGTGGATACTTCGCACTATGCTGCGGGTGTTGTGGATCATCGTGGCGCCTTTGGCATGACTACCGATTTCGCGTTGGGCGTGTGCGGCACAACGTTTGGTGTGCTTGCCAAGGATCCGGCCAACATCACCACCGGCATGAATATTTTCACGACCGACAACAGCGGTTCTGTTCTGGCCGCGCAGGCGTACTTTGCTCCGACGACTGTGACGGACAACAGCGACAGCTTTACGCTCACATACACCAACCCCTCTCGCGAGTTCGGGCATTATCGCAGCCAGACCGGGTTCCTCGGCGGAACGGGACAGGTGGCGGTCGCACGTGATCGCAACGGCATGGGACTCACCGCTGCGACGATGCATGAGAATGCGTTGATGAATGACTTCTCTGCCCAGATCCTCGTGTGCCGCTTCAACCCTGCGACCGGGGCCAGTGCCTGGACGATGGCGGCTTATATCGATCAGGCGTTCGTCTCGGGGCGCAGCGGCAAGGAAGTCTTCGATGGCAATAACAACGTGATCGGTGTGCTCACGCCGCTGTTCAATGTGACGGGTGGCAGTCCGCTTGGGCCGTCGCTTTCGAGCCCCGCGTTCGACGCTGCGGGCAATGTTTGGTTCATTGGCGCGGTCGAACTCTTCAACCGTCTGCCGGGCGGCGGCAGCGATTTCGACTCGGCGCTGTTCCGCGCGGTGTATGACGAGGTGACATTCAGTTACAAGCTCGAACTCGTGCTCGAACTCGGTTCGGTGTTCGCAGGGCAGAACTCGGGTCGCAACTATCAGATCCGCTTCCTGAACATGGCCGACCATGACTCGGTGGATTCGGGCACGATCTTCAGCGGTAACGGCTCAAGCCACACCTGGGGCAACCTGCCGCTTTCGAGCATGAGCAATGCTGATCCGCGGACCAATGGCGGCATGGTCCTTCAGGCGAGCATCGTGTACGACGTCGATGATGACGGCACGTTCGATCTTGCGGGTGGTGCCGACCAGCAGTACAACGCGCTGCTGTTCATCGGCAACCCGACGTCGGCAGGGACTGTGCCGTGCAACATCGCAGACTTTTCATCGCCTTACGGGGTGCTGGACTTCTTTGACGTGCAGGCCTTCCTGCAGGCATTCTCGGCCCAGAACCCGACAGCAGACATCAACAAAGATTGCTTGTTCAACTTCTTTGACGTTCAGGCATACCTTCAGGCGTTCTCAGCCGGTTGTCCTTGATCGGCCCAAGTGCTGAAAGAGGGATCGGTTTGAAAGGTTCACGATTGCCCGCGCCGAAAGGTGCGGGCGATCTTTATACTTGGCTTGTGGTAGAGACTGGCCGCCACTGCGTGCGAATGAGGGGACATCATGCATCGAGCAGGTTTCGGTTCACTGATCATCATGGGCGTTATGACGGGTTGGGCATCGGCGCAGTGGGACCCGAACAACGGTGAATGGGGAAAGGAAGTCTCGACGGACCTGCGTGTCATGACGTGGAATATCCGCGATGGCATCGTGTCGACTTCTCCACGCAAGCATGACGGGTTTGTCGACTGGAATGCGATTGTTCATATCGTCGCGGCGCTTCAACCCGATGTGCTGCTGATTCAGGAAGCGGGAGATCGCAGCGGCAACGGGTCGGGCACTGGCGTTGATTCTGTTGGCGAACTGACAACGGCTCTGGGGCTGTTCATGTACGGCGGACCGGACCCGTTCAACGGTGGACAGATGGTGACGTCGTATGTTCAGCGATGGATGCCGAAGTATGACCTGCCGTATGTGTTTGTGTCGAGCTCGACGGATCAGTTCAATCGCAACATCATCATGTCGCGGTATCCGATTGCTGACATCAATGGTGACGGGCAGTCGGCATTCTCGAACTTCGTGCTGATACCGGACGCATACCAGAATGGTGGCAATGGGGGTATTCGCGACTTCATGCATGTCGAGATCGACCTGCCCGATGGCGTGTATGCCGGCGATGTGGTGGTGGGCAATATGCATCTCAAGAGCGGCGGCGCATCGTCGGACCTTGCCGATCGTCTTCGCGCTTCGCAGAATATTGCGTATTTCATTGATTACTTTTTCAATGGCGCAGGAACGGGAGTATCGGATCCGAACAACAAGATCGCGTTTCCTGCATCGACACCAGCGGTGCTTGACGCCAACACGCCGGTGATTGTCGGAGGCGATCTGAATGAGAACGAGGCCACCAATGGCCGCAAGGGTCCGGCGGAGTGGATCGCTCGGGCTGCTGTCACGGGCGGAACGGATGGGACCGACCGCGACCGTTCGGATTCGACGTATGACTCGGCGCAGCACCCGATCAGTGGCGAGACAGGAACGTTCAGTGCATCAAACAAGCTTGACTACCTGATCTGGCAGGACAGCATCGCGACAGCACGACGACAGTTCACGTTTGCGTCGTTTACCACGGGCATGACGATTGACAAGTTGCCGGTACCAGTGCGTACGTTTCCGATTCAGCCACTTTCGACGAGCGGCGTTGCATCGGATCACAGGCCGGTGATCATCGACTTCATCCTGCCGCTGGCCGAGGTGGTCGAGTGTCTGGCGGACTGGAACAACGATGGCGAGTTAAACTTCTTCGACGTGTCGTTGTTCCTGGGTGACTTCTCAGGCGGGGTCGCGCGGGCAGACCTGAATGGCGATGGAGAGTTCAACTTCTTCGATGTTTCGTTGTTCCTCGCAGCGTTCAGCGCAGGTTGTCCTTAAACCCGATGGATGATGTCGCGTGCGGAGCGGTGCCTTAGCCTCCGCGCGGTGTGCGTGCACTCCGAACGAGTTGTTCGCAGCGGCGTGGGTCCACGGGGTTGCTCCAGATGCCTTCGTGTTTGATAGAAGAACCAACGATGACTGCGTCGGCGTGCGCGAGCATGTCGAGGACGTTGTTTGGGGTCGTGCCGCTGCCGACGAGAATTGGGAGCGTGGTTGCAGACCTTGCAGCCGAAACGTCGTCGATCGAAGTCGGCAGGCCTGTTGCGGAGCCTGTGACGATGATGCCATCGGCACCAAAGAATTCGGCAGCATTGACGCACTGCGCGAGATCGAGATCGGCTGTGATTGCGTGAGAGGCGTGTTTTTTCTTGATGTCGCAATAGATCGCGATGTGATCGGCACCAATGTTGCGACGATATCGCAGAAGTGGTCCGGCTTCGGCTTCTGCGAGGAGACCTTCATCGGCGATGTGGCTGAAGACGAAGTTCTCGCAGCGGATGAACTGCGCGTCGATGGCCAGAGCGACGGCCAGAGCGTGACGATTGCCGCCACTGAGGATTTGGACGCCAAGCGGGAGCGAGATCGCATCGCGGACGGCCTGACCGATTTTGGTCATTGCGGAGGTGATCTCGGGCCCGAGCGCTTCGCCATGAACATATGGGCAATCGTGCATGTTCTCGATCATGACGGCGTCGAGGCCAGCGGATTCGATCGCGGCGGCTTCGCGTGCGGCGTCTGCAGCGAGGGCTGAGACAGACATGCGACTCTTTGGGGTGCCAGGGAGTGCGCCAACATGGACCATGCCGATCACGGCTTTGCGCTCAAAGGGCCAGTTGTTCATGGTGTGCGATCCTGAACTGATGGTTGGGGAGAAGTCGCAAACGGTTCCATTTTACTATCGTGTGATGCATGACAAAGTGATGAGATGAATGTGCGATGGCGAAAGGCGCACCCATCGATGATCGTGAGAAGCGCGGGCGAAGTGAGAGAAGTAGAAAGGGGAAGGTGAATTGAATCGCCGGGGTTGAGGCCAGAAGCGAATGGAGGTTCGTCTGTACAATCCGAGTCTGCATAATGGGCGAACCATCGCAGAACGCGGGTTTCGTCGCAAATGTGGACAAAGCGAGCCTGAGTTGTATTGAAGCGATAGATCGGCCGTGTATAGCGGACTTTGAGCGTGTTGTCATGCACTGAAGTGTGCAGTTGTGGCGACCCGGCGAAGACCAGACTGCGTGTCGATGCTGCGGTTGCACTTTCCGGGAGATAAGCGAGGCACTGAATCAAGCAATCGTCGGTCGTTGAGCCGAAGTTGGCACGATCAAAGTGCGTTGCGAGAAGTGTACAGCGTGTGCGCGAAGGCGCGTATAGAGATGCGTGTTCGAGAGTCTCGCGTAAAGGGGGGGTTCCTGCTGGGCAAACGATGATGCGATGGTCGCCTGTCTCAGCGATGGCCGCAGTTATGGATTCGTCCCATGTTGCGTTGGGTGCGAACAAGGCAGCAAGTGAGCACGCATTGGCACAAACTTCCGAGTGGACTTCACGGACCTGAATCGATGCAGCATTGGGCTCTGAAAGCATGCGGTGCGCTGTGGTTTCAATGGCGCGCGCGCCGAGGTCGGCTGCGATTGTCCTGCGAGCCAGGCGCTGGGCGACGACAGCCGTGGTGCCGCTGCCACAGAAGAAATCGGCGACGAGATCGCCCGGCTCACTCGATGCTTCGACAATGCGCTCGAGGAGTTTCTCTGGCTTTTGGGTTGGGTATCCGGTTGATTCGTCGAGGATCGGGGACCGCGAGAGCATGGCGGGGCAGTCATTCCAGACCGAGCCGACGAGTCGGCCCTGATCGGCGTAGTAGTGGTAGGAGCGCCCGTTGATCTGGCGTGTACGAAAGTGCCTGCCTTGATCGTCGCGTTTGCGGAAGTGCGATTTGATGCTGGTCTGCGCGTAGGGCTCGCGCAGTGCGGGGTGATCGTGGCGGAAGGTGAAGTCAGCACCCTTCGAGAAACAGAGAATGTCGTTGTGCACGCAACTCCAGGCGCTGCGACTCTTGGCACCGTTGCCGAGGCTCCAGACGATCGCGCCGCGATCATATTCGCGGCCGAAGATTTCTTGCAGAATGCATCGCACCCAATGGCTCGTGCGTTGATCGACATGAACGTAAATTGAGCCATCTTCAGAGAGAAGTTCGCGACAAACGATGAACCGCTCGTAGAGAAACTGGATATAGGCGTCGAGCGTCGGCCAGCGGTCGCTGTATGCGAATATCGGCTCTGGGCGTTGCTCGGTGCGCAGGGCAGCGTCAAAGTCCATTCCTACGGCATAAGGCGGGTCGAGGTAGATCAGTTTGATGCGGCCACGAAAGTCTTCGAGAAGTGTGCACGCGACTGCAAGACACTCACCACGCACGAGAATGTTGGATGAGGCAGCGTCTGATCGCGAACTCACTTCGAGCGATTGCGATTGCGTGCGAGCGAGTACGGCAGAAATGTCGGGTGCCCGCTTGCCAGCCCAGGACAGAGTTATACCAGGCTGGAGTGAGGCGTGTTGAGTGTGTTCGGGCCCGGATGTGTTCACAGCATGACTCCGACAATGCAAGCCGTCATCCATGATGCCATCGCTCCGCCGATCATGGCGCGAAGAGCCAGCTGTACAAAGTCGCGACGGCGTCCGGGGGCCAGTGCGCTCAGGCCTCCGATCTGGATTCCGATTGAAGCGAAGTTGGCAAACCCGCACAGTGCATAGGCCGCCATGCGTGCCGAACGAGGGCTGAGCACGGGTGATTCGGTATTGATATCGCTAGCAAGACTGAGGTAAGCGATGAACTCTGTCACCACGATCTTCTCGCCCAGCAGCGAGCCGAAGAATGTGCATTCAGCCCAGGGCACGCCCATTGTCCAGGCCAGTGGCGCCAGAAGCCAGCCGAAAATAACCTTCATACTCAGTTCATCGACGCCGCGAGCATCGAGCGCCTGCGCGATCGGGGCCCATTCTCCCAGTGCGCGCAAAGGCCAATCAATGAGAGCGATGAGCGAGACGAATGCGATGAGCATGGCGGCAACGTTGAGCGCGAGGCGCAGGCCATCGGTCGCGCCGATCGCTGCAGCGTCGAAGAGGTTGGCCGGTGGATCGAGTGGCTTGAGTGCGGCAACGTGCTCATCGGGCGGCGTGTCGGTTTCAGGCACGAGCAGCCTTGCCATCACGAATGCAGCGGGAGCGGACATGACGCTTGCAGTCAGCAGATGTCGAATCCACTCGGCCCGTACTGCTGCTGCGGCAGCCTGCGTGGCTTGATCGGCGTCGGCGGCTGCAGCGGGGGCCAGAAACATGACGAACCCGGCGAGCACGCTGCCTGCGATCGTCGCGAAACCACCGACCATGAGCGTCATGAGTTGGGCGCGGGTCATTGTGTCCAACAGTGGCTTGATGCACAACGGGGCTTCGGTTTGTCCTACGAAGACGTTGGACGCCATGGCGGTGGCTTCGGCCCCCGTGACGCCGAGTGTGCGACGAAGCACCCATGCAAACGCAGCAATAACGCGAGGCATCACGCCCAGGTAATACAGCACTCCCATCAGCGAGGCAAAGAAAATGATGATCGAAAGCACGCGGACCGCAAAGATGAATCCCCATGAGCCGGACGTATCACCCAGCGAACCGAAGACAAACGAAATGCCTGCGTCCGCGCGTCCAATGACACCGGCAATGCCGAAGGCGAGGTACTGCATGGCGTCGGCGGTAATCGGCACGCGCAGCATGAGCAACGCGGCAGCGACCTGGAGCGACAAGCCCCCAGCGATAAGTTTCCAATCGAGCGATTTCCTGCGCGGCCCGAGCATCCACGCGATCGCGATCAGCACACCAATCCCGATGAACCCCTGCACGTTGGGCACGCATGCCTCCTTTGACAGTGCATGGTACAGCAAAACATCAGCATATGGTTGAGGCAGTGGAAGATGTGCACTGGCCACACATGATCCCCATGGAAAAGGCTCCGGATTTGATCCGGGACCTCGTGGCGTCGCGTTCGGGCTCTCCCCGCCAGATCGTCGGTATCACCGGCCCGGTCGGGGCGGGCAAGTCCACCCTCGCGCGCGAGTTGACCAGGCCCGCTGGCATCATCGTTGCAACTGATGACTATCTGCCTGACTACTCCGACCTTCCTGAGCATGAACGGGACGACCCAAAGCACGCGGATCTTGACGCGCTCGCAACCCATCTCGCACAGTTACGACTTGGCATGACGGTCGAATCCCCGGTCTGGTGTTTCAAAGAACATCGACGCGTGGCCACGCGGCGGATTGAGCCAGCGATGTTGATTGTCTGCGAGGGGATTCATGCGTTCGATCCACGGGTCCGACAGATGCTTGATGTGGCGGTCTACGTCGAGGCACCCGCCGATCAACGCTGGCGGCGGTGGGAGGCTATCGAAAGGGCGGGCGAGCGGGGATGGGGGATCGAGCGGGCCAGGCAGTTTTTCGAGGGGGTTGCGGAGCCGACATTCGCGCACGTTTCGGAGCGATGGCGAGCGAGCGCGGATGTGGTCGTTGTCAATCCCGGTTAAGTGCCCGCGTCTACACTGGCCGAGTGATTCAAGCAGTTTGTGTCGTGTTGAGTGTGCTCGCGTTCTGCTCGGTACTTGTCGTGTGGAGCTGAGCGCTGGCTGCTTGGCAGTTTGATGTGGTCCAAAGCAAGGACAACCAGACAATGCTCATCGCCGGACATCTTCTCGTGCATGATGGATCAACCAGCCGGCTCGAGAGAGGCTGGCTGCTGGCGCGCGATAGGCTGATTGTGCAGATGGGGGCGGGCGAAGCACCGGCAGCAGCGGATCTGGGTGGAGATGACTTCATCATCATGCCAGGGTTTGTCGATGCGCATGTACACCTGCCGCAGTACGACGCGATTGGTATCGCGGGTCTCGAACTGCTTGAGTGGCTCGAGTGTGTGATCTTCCCGGCCGAGGCGTTGTGGGCGGATACGGACTACGCCGCAGCGATGGCCCAGCGGGCGGTGCGCGGACTGATTTCGTTTGGCACGACGGCGATGGCGGCGTATGCCAGCGTGCACCCAGCCGGTGCGCGGGCAGCAATGGAGGCCGCAGCGGCCTTGGGAGTGCGCGGGGTGCTGGGGCCTTCGCTGATGGACCGCAACGCACCCCCCGAGTTGTGCCTGCCGCGCGAGGTGCAACTGGCCGAACTGGCGCGGTTCGAGCGCGTCGGGCGGCTCGAACCGGCGGTGACGCCTCGGTTCGCGGTGGCGTGCACGCCCGAACTGATGCGTGACGCGGCCCAACTTGCAGCCCGGCGAGGGTGGACGATCCAGACTCATCTGGCCGAGACCCACGCCGAGGTGGCGCTGGTCGAGTCGCTGTTCCCGGGGCGTTCGTATACGCAGGTCTACGACGACGTGGGCCTGCTCACCCCGCGGACGATCCTGGCACACACGATTCACCTTGCGCCTGCCGATGCAGCGCTCATCGAGTCCCGCGGTTCATGCGCAGCCCACTGCCCGACCGCGAATCGGTTTCTCGAAGCCGGCATTATGGATCGCGCGGGGCTGGCAACGGCCGGCATTCCGGTCGCGCTCGGGAGCGATATCGCGGGCGGCCCGGACCGGAGCATGGTGCGCGTGGC
This genomic interval from Phycisphaeraceae bacterium contains the following:
- a CDS encoding site-specific DNA-methyltransferase: MNTSGPEHTQHASLQPGITLSWAGKRAPDISAVLARTQSQSLEVSSRSDAASSNILVRGECLAVACTLLEDFRGRIKLIYLDPPYAVGMDFDAALRTEQRPEPIFAYSDRWPTLDAYIQFLYERFIVCRELLSEDGSIYVHVDQRTSHWVRCILQEIFGREYDRGAIVWSLGNGAKSRSAWSCVHNDILCFSKGADFTFRHDHPALREPYAQTSIKSHFRKRDDQGRHFRTRQINGRSYHYYADQGRLVGSVWNDCPAMLSRSPILDESTGYPTQKPEKLLERIVEASSEPGDLVADFFCGSGTTAVVAQRLARRTIAADLGARAIETTAHRMLSEPNAASIQVREVHSEVCANACSLAALFAPNATWDESITAAIAETGDHRIIVCPAGTPPLRETLEHASLYAPSRTRCTLLATHFDRANFGSTTDDCLIQCLAYLPESATAASTRSLVFAGSPQLHTSVHDNTLKVRYTRPIYRFNTTQARFVHICDETRVLRWFAHYADSDCTDEPPFASGLNPGDSIHLPLSTSLTSPALLTIIDGCAFRHRTFISSLCHASHDSKMEPFATSPQPSVQDRTP
- a CDS encoding amidohydrolase family protein produces the protein MVQSKDNQTMLIAGHLLVHDGSTSRLERGWLLARDRLIVQMGAGEAPAAADLGGDDFIIMPGFVDAHVHLPQYDAIGIAGLELLEWLECVIFPAEALWADTDYAAAMAQRAVRGLISFGTTAMAAYASVHPAGARAAMEAAAALGVRGVLGPSLMDRNAPPELCLPREVQLAELARFERVGRLEPAVTPRFAVACTPELMRDAAQLAARRGWTIQTHLAETHAEVALVESLFPGRSYTQVYDDVGLLTPRTILAHTIHLAPADAALIESRGSCAAHCPTANRFLEAGIMDRAGLATAGIPVALGSDIAGGPDRSMVRVARAMIESARARGDEAPTAAQAFHAITAGSAAALGWHGCGTLTTGVDADVVVVRPDRAWLTSPDPLGTLLYSWDDRWIRSVLVAGRVMFTA
- a CDS encoding BtpA/SgcQ family protein; this translates as MNNWPFERKAVIGMVHVGALPGTPKSRMSVSALAADAAREAAAIESAGLDAVMIENMHDCPYVHGEALGPEITSAMTKIGQAVRDAISLPLGVQILSGGNRHALAVALAIDAQFIRCENFVFSHIADEGLLAEAEAGPLLRYRRNIGADHIAIYCDIKKKHASHAITADLDLAQCVNAAEFFGADGIIVTGSATGLPTSIDDVSAARSATTLPILVGSGTTPNNVLDMLAHADAVIVGSSIKHEGIWSNPVDPRRCEQLVRSARTPRGG
- a CDS encoding AAA family ATPase, with protein sequence MEKAPDLIRDLVASRSGSPRQIVGITGPVGAGKSTLARELTRPAGIIVATDDYLPDYSDLPEHERDDPKHADLDALATHLAQLRLGMTVESPVWCFKEHRRVATRRIEPAMLIVCEGIHAFDPRVRQMLDVAVYVEAPADQRWRRWEAIERAGERGWGIERARQFFEGVAEPTFAHVSERWRASADVVVVNPG